The following are encoded in a window of Flavobacterium sp. WC2421 genomic DNA:
- a CDS encoding histidine phosphatase family protein — translation MKNLILIRHAKSNWDAPLKDIDRPLDQRGYKDAHLVSLNIINDLPKTFIIWSSIAKRASDTAVIFAQNVLYPMESIVYKDTLYTFDERQLEKIVKSCSNSYDSLILFGHNAAITNFVNKFGDVFIDNVPTAGFVSLQFDTDYWEKIKKGKTKKIIAPKDLK, via the coding sequence ATGAAAAATCTAATATTAATAAGACATGCTAAATCAAATTGGGATGCACCTCTAAAAGATATCGATAGACCATTAGATCAAAGGGGTTACAAAGATGCCCATTTGGTATCTTTAAATATAATTAACGACTTGCCCAAAACATTTATCATTTGGAGTAGTATAGCAAAACGGGCATCAGATACCGCTGTAATTTTTGCTCAAAACGTATTATATCCTATGGAAAGTATTGTATATAAAGATACACTATACACTTTTGATGAAAGACAATTAGAAAAAATAGTTAAATCTTGCAGTAATTCTTATGATAGTTTGATTCTTTTTGGACATAATGCCGCAATTACAAATTTTGTTAATAAATTTGGGGATGTTTTTATAGATAATGTTCCTACAGCAGGTTTTGTATCTTTGCAATTTGATACAGATTATTGGGAAAAAATAAAAAAAGGTAAAACGAAAAAAATAATAGCTCCAAAAGATTTAAAATAA